One stretch of Thalassophryne amazonica chromosome 17, fThaAma1.1, whole genome shotgun sequence DNA includes these proteins:
- the bxdc2 gene encoding ribosome biogenesis protein BRX1 homolog produces MLRENMSALKRKRGGRGPVNKKTKKAKFVADRGEIQREAEEEKKNEVTVPAPVSSGKWTNKERVLIFSSRGINFRTRHLMKDLRTMMPHSKADTKMDRKDKLLVINEVCEIKNCNKCLFFEAKKKQDLYMWISNCPNGPSAKFLVQNVHTLAELKMTGNCLKGSRPLLSFDPKFDKEPHYTLLKELFTQTFSTPRYHPKSQPFVDHVFTFTIADNRIWFRNYQIIEEDASLVEIGPRFVLNLIKIFQGSFGGPTLYESSSFQSPNMQRRLIRMTASARMREKQMVKELQKMKKTEVKDDLNTDVAADVFLTPAEEKPVRIETEPPEPKVVKKNKHKPFKRQRMQKARRQPYGQT; encoded by the exons ATGCTGCGCGAAAACATGTCGGCGCTGAAAAGAAAACGTGGAGGACGTGGTCCGGTTAATAAAAAGACCAAGAAGGCCAAATTTGTAGCAGACAGAGGTGAAATACAGAGAGAAGCTGAAGAAGAGAAGAAAAATGAAGTCACCGTCCCAGCACCAGTTTCTTCT GGGAAGTGGACAAACAAGGAAAGAGTTCTTATTTTCTCCTCAAGGGGCATCAACTTCAGAACAAGACACTTGATGAAAGACCTGAGGACAATGATGCCACATTCCAAAGCAG ATACAAAGATGGATAGAAAGGACAAGCTGTTGGTAATTAATGAG GTGTGTGAAATCAAAAACTGCAACAAGTGTCTCTTTTTTGAGGCAAAGAAAAAACAGGATCTCTATATGTG GATTTCAAACTGTCCAAACGGACCATCAGCAAAGTTTCTGGTTCAGAACG TCCACACACTGGCTGAACTCAAAATGACAGGAAACTGCCTTAAAGGATCCAGACCGCTCCTGTCATTTGATCCT AAATTTGACAAAGAGCCTCACTACACTTTACTAAAGGAGCTCTTCACACAG ACATTTTCGACTCCACGCTACCACCCGAAGAGTCAGCCGTTTGTGGACCATGTCTTCACATTCACCATTGCAGACAACAGGATATGGTTTAGAAACTACCAG ATTATTGAGGAAGACGCTTCTCTAGTGGAGATTGGGCCTCGCTTTGTCCTCAACCTCATCAAGATCTTTCAGGGGAGCTTTGGAGGACCCACACTCTACGAAAGCTCAAGCTTTCAGTCTCCTAACATG CAGCGGCGACTGATCCGAATGACTGCATCAGCCAGAATGCGTGAGAAGCAGATGGTGAAGGAGCTCCAAAAAATGAAGAAGACTGAAGTGAAAGATGATTTGAACACAGATGTTGCAGCCGACGTCTTTTTAACACCAGCAGAGGAGAAGCCTGTTCGTATCGAGACAGAACCACCAGAACCAAAGGTGGTCAAAAAGAACAAACACAAGCCTTTCAAAAGACAAAGGATGCAGAAGGCACGCAGACAACCGTACGGACAGACTTAA